In one Rugosibacter aromaticivorans genomic region, the following are encoded:
- a CDS encoding 3'-5' exonuclease: MNMEVSEIELLARQVEAHPDYRVLRRLSPRQVFGENSSGAASRAIILDTETTGTDPSAHEVIELGMVAFDFDPSTGKAIRVVEVYDALEQPSVPIPPDTTRIHGITDEMVAGRRIDDQKVEEMLFGASLVIAHNAQFDRQFLEKRLPIFQSVPWGCSLKDVPWAEEGYGSAKLDYILNCMGFFHEAHRAEADCLALLEVLQFPLPVSGITGLKHLLSGQQNPSYRVWARNSPFDNKDRLKARGYRWEANEKCWFLETTESTLQSDLAALKQDGYNGKPAKIDIEKLDSRVRFSSRGGEKTTRVI; encoded by the coding sequence GTGAATATGGAAGTTTCAGAAATTGAGCTGCTGGCAAGGCAAGTTGAAGCGCATCCCGACTATCGGGTATTACGCCGGCTGTCTCCACGGCAGGTATTTGGTGAGAATTCAAGTGGGGCAGCATCGAGAGCAATTATTCTCGACACAGAAACGACAGGGACAGATCCATCTGCGCACGAAGTTATCGAACTGGGCATGGTTGCGTTCGACTTTGATCCGTCGACAGGCAAGGCGATCCGGGTGGTTGAAGTCTACGATGCGCTGGAACAGCCATCTGTACCTATTCCTCCTGACACGACAAGGATCCATGGCATCACTGACGAGATGGTCGCCGGTAGGCGAATCGATGACCAGAAGGTGGAGGAAATGCTTTTTGGGGCGTCCCTTGTTATCGCGCATAACGCTCAGTTTGATCGTCAGTTCTTGGAGAAGCGGCTTCCCATATTCCAGTCGGTGCCCTGGGGGTGCTCACTGAAAGATGTTCCTTGGGCGGAAGAAGGTTATGGTTCAGCCAAGCTGGACTACATACTCAACTGCATGGGATTTTTCCACGAAGCCCATCGCGCCGAGGCCGACTGCCTGGCTTTGTTGGAAGTTCTTCAGTTTCCCCTGCCAGTCAGTGGCATCACTGGCTTAAAGCACCTGCTTTCTGGGCAGCAAAATCCCAGTTATCGGGTGTGGGCCAGGAACAGTCCATTCGATAACAAGGACCGTCTCAAAGCGCGGGGCTATCGATGGGAAGCCAACGAGAAATGTTGGTTCCTGGAGACGACTGAAAGCACACTACAAAGCGATCTGGCGGCTCTTAAGCAGGATGGTTACAACGGGAAGCCGGCAAAGATTGATATCGAGAAGCTGGATTCCCGAGTTCGGTTCTCTAGTCGAGGAGGGGAAAAAACAACTCGCGTGATTTAG
- a CDS encoding SHOCT domain-containing protein yields MQITTNAQRGQTQFPKAPSSWVCLSFVVAVSLLSSGCASVTGSPNQNVSVQAREQSGTEVKGANCELTNNKGKWFVTTPGSVGIHRSNDDLQVLCTKDGIEPGRAAVVSETKGSMFGNIILGGGIGAIIDHNNGSAYEYPAFIQVIMGVFSKLETPKPSPGADTQPAGNAQIPVGSVASASASASPKGTEDQLRDLKRLKESGLIDQDVYLERQRRVLEGNL; encoded by the coding sequence ATGCAAATCACCACCAATGCTCAACGCGGCCAGACCCAATTTCCAAAGGCGCCCTCGTCATGGGTTTGCTTGTCATTCGTGGTGGCTGTCAGCTTGCTTTCAAGCGGTTGCGCTTCCGTTACTGGCTCACCGAATCAAAATGTGTCGGTTCAAGCTCGCGAACAGTCGGGCACAGAAGTAAAGGGGGCGAATTGCGAGCTTACCAACAATAAAGGGAAGTGGTTTGTAACGACACCCGGATCGGTTGGAATCCACCGTTCCAATGATGATCTCCAAGTGCTTTGCACCAAGGATGGTATCGAGCCAGGGCGAGCGGCGGTTGTGTCTGAGACGAAGGGATCGATGTTCGGCAACATTATCCTCGGTGGCGGGATCGGCGCCATCATCGACCACAATAACGGATCGGCCTACGAGTATCCGGCTTTCATTCAGGTGATCATGGGAGTGTTTTCCAAGTTGGAGACTCCCAAGCCTTCTCCCGGCGCCGACACGCAACCTGCAGGGAATGCACAAATTCCGGTGGGCTCCGTTGCATCCGCGTCTGCATCTGCGAGTCCCAAAGGCACGGAAGATCAACTACGAGATTTGAAGCGACTCAAGGAAAGCGGTCTCATTGACCAGGACGTGTATTTGGAACGTCAGCGCCGTGTACTGGAAGGGAATCTCTAG
- a CDS encoding Fic family protein, which translates to MATPNEKLAASLNVLKNIQDRGIFAIEVAAHPELTRTHRERLVRAGFLRHVIGGWYLSSNPTEDAGDSTTWYAHMESFVAAYANARFGAQWQVTPELSLLKHSGDTGVSKQIQLHAPQANNQVVNLPHGCSVFLYRVQADALSQSTNETENGLRLLPLEEALIKAGPGFCTRHPLAARIVFRCLDVTVLTRLLLEGGNSVVAGRLAGGLMAVGRADDAQQLVAAMRAADYKVFPKNPFGEQPVEIEGNRNESPYVQRIRAMWMSMRETVIARFDAVMRHEFADVQRLIQDIEARYAADAYHSLSIEGYRVTDELIQRVKEGDGNPLASPQDQTARDAMAAKGYFEAHKRVIQLIREALTSGLHPGELLKKNFAQWHLALFSPSVTAGILKPADLAGYRNSQVFIRNALHVPLAPTAVRDCMPVLFELIASEEHAGIRAVLGHFFFVFIHPYMDGNGRLGRFLMNYLLVTGGYVWTIVTVESRSEYLAALEQASTYGNIEPFADLIVRLVVEQTVRPVERRSQREAND; encoded by the coding sequence ATGGCTACTCCCAACGAAAAGCTGGCGGCTTCTCTCAACGTCCTGAAGAACATTCAGGATCGCGGCATCTTCGCCATCGAAGTGGCGGCTCATCCCGAGCTGACCCGGACGCATCGCGAACGGCTGGTCAGAGCCGGTTTCCTGCGACATGTCATTGGAGGTTGGTACCTCTCAAGTAATCCGACAGAGGATGCCGGCGATTCCACGACGTGGTACGCCCACATGGAATCCTTTGTTGCAGCTTACGCCAATGCCAGATTCGGGGCGCAATGGCAGGTTACGCCAGAGTTGTCGCTGCTCAAGCACAGCGGGGACACCGGGGTAAGCAAACAGATTCAACTCCATGCGCCGCAAGCCAACAATCAGGTTGTCAATCTACCGCATGGCTGTTCCGTTTTCCTCTATCGTGTGCAGGCGGATGCTCTGTCGCAGTCAACCAATGAGACTGAAAATGGACTGCGTTTGCTGCCGCTCGAAGAAGCCCTGATCAAGGCTGGGCCGGGTTTTTGCACTCGGCACCCTCTGGCGGCGCGGATCGTTTTTCGGTGTCTGGATGTCACCGTGCTCACGCGCTTGTTGCTCGAAGGTGGAAACAGCGTCGTAGCCGGTCGCTTGGCGGGCGGCCTGATGGCTGTTGGCAGGGCGGATGACGCCCAACAACTGGTGGCTGCAATGCGGGCGGCGGACTACAAGGTTTTCCCGAAGAATCCATTTGGCGAGCAACCGGTCGAGATCGAGGGAAACCGTAACGAATCCCCCTACGTGCAGCGTATCCGGGCGATGTGGATGAGCATGCGCGAAACGGTCATCGCCCGATTCGATGCGGTGATGCGCCACGAATTTGCCGATGTCCAGCGACTCATTCAGGACATCGAGGCACGGTACGCAGCGGACGCTTATCATTCCCTCTCGATTGAAGGCTACCGCGTCACCGATGAACTCATTCAACGGGTCAAGGAGGGTGACGGGAATCCTTTGGCAAGTCCTCAGGATCAGACTGCCCGGGATGCGATGGCGGCCAAAGGGTATTTCGAGGCCCACAAACGTGTGATCCAACTGATTCGGGAGGCGCTGACCAGTGGTCTGCATCCCGGGGAACTCCTGAAGAAAAACTTTGCTCAGTGGCATCTCGCGCTGTTTTCACCAAGCGTTACGGCCGGCATTCTCAAACCCGCCGATCTTGCAGGCTATCGTAACAGCCAAGTATTCATCCGCAATGCCTTGCATGTTCCACTGGCCCCGACGGCGGTGCGTGACTGCATGCCTGTGTTGTTTGAATTGATCGCCAGCGAGGAGCACGCCGGTATTCGTGCTGTACTGGGGCATTTTTTCTTCGTCTTCATCCATCCCTACATGGACGGCAATGGACGTCTGGGCAGATTTCTAATGAATTATCTGTTGGTGACGGGGGGCTATGTCTGGACCATCGTTACCGTAGAGAGCCGAAGCGAATATCTGGCCGCGCTGGAGCAGGCCAGCACTTATGGCAACATCGAACCGTTTGCCGACCTCATTGTTCGTTTGGTCGTCGAACAGACGGTGAGACCCGTTGAGCGAAGGAGCCAGCGCGAAGCCAATGACTGA
- a CDS encoding helix-turn-helix domain-containing protein, with the protein MMPMKERIVTIHSADELGATLRMLRKESGLTQRDAAGLCNVSLPFLNQVEQGKATARIGKVLDVCQRFGIEVVFKLPGLKL; encoded by the coding sequence ATGATGCCCATGAAAGAGCGAATCGTGACGATCCATTCAGCCGATGAATTGGGCGCTACACTCAGGATGCTTCGTAAGGAATCTGGCCTGACGCAGCGAGATGCAGCTGGTTTGTGTAACGTCAGTCTTCCGTTCTTGAACCAGGTGGAGCAGGGCAAGGCTACAGCCCGAATTGGCAAGGTACTCGATGTCTGCCAGCGGTTTGGGATCGAGGTTGTTTTCAAGCTGCCGGGCTTGAAGTTATGA
- a CDS encoding TonB-dependent receptor, with product MSFHTRIKPVAIAVITTFGAAGLTHAADATLPQVNVQDQTERADGPVAGYCATRSATFTKTDTPLKEVPASVSVVPAELMKDQAMQNLADVIRYVPGATAHQGEGNRDQFILRGISTSADLYVDGIRDDAQVFRDLYNLERVEVLKGTGGMIFGRGGAGGVLNRVTKKPVFGHVGEASVSLGSHSQLRGTVDLGGKINDTAAWRLNAMAENGNSFRQGFDMKRYAVNPTVTLVPGAMTSLTIGFEHLRDERTADRGVPSKNGKPINGDPGTFFGNADQSDARSMVDGLYAILDHDFGGVQLKNSFRVTHYDKFYQNVYADNANTSSVIASNLKLAAYNNANQRTNIFNQTDLTTKLNAGGFEHILLAGLELGHQDSTNKRNTGFFGASTLTTVPTSAPFATATSFRPNGTDADNNVKADIVALYLQDQIALSKEWKLLAGLRYDHFKTTFDDRRTTTPAIDLARTDNEFSPRAGLIWSPNAVSTYYASYSYSFLPSAEVLNLAANTAGLGPEKARNYELGARWDLAANLTLSTALFRLDRDNVRNSDGAGGLVLTGQQRTQGVEVGLQGDITHNWQVYAGYANLDSRITKATAAAGNLGHRPQLVPQNMLSVWNRFNVSNGWGAGLGVIYQGSSFTNADNVVQLPAFARADGAIYYVFADGKTRLALNIENLFDKKYFPTADGNNNISPGAPRSARLTVNTNF from the coding sequence ATGTCATTCCACACCCGCATCAAACCCGTCGCCATTGCCGTCATCACCACCTTCGGTGCCGCCGGCCTGACCCACGCCGCCGACGCCACCCTGCCGCAGGTCAACGTCCAGGACCAGACTGAACGCGCCGACGGTCCCGTCGCCGGCTACTGCGCCACGCGCTCGGCCACCTTCACCAAGACTGACACACCACTCAAGGAAGTCCCTGCCTCGGTCAGCGTAGTTCCCGCCGAACTGATGAAGGACCAGGCCATGCAGAACCTGGCCGACGTCATCCGCTACGTCCCCGGGGCCACCGCCCACCAGGGCGAAGGCAACCGTGACCAGTTCATCCTGCGCGGCATCAGCACCTCGGCTGATCTCTACGTCGACGGCATTCGCGATGACGCGCAGGTATTTCGCGACCTCTACAACCTCGAGCGCGTCGAAGTGCTCAAGGGCACAGGCGGCATGATCTTCGGCCGCGGCGGCGCCGGCGGCGTGCTCAATCGCGTGACCAAGAAGCCGGTCTTCGGCCATGTCGGCGAAGCCTCGGTCAGCCTTGGCAGCCATAGCCAGTTGCGCGGCACGGTCGACCTCGGCGGCAAGATCAACGATACAGCCGCCTGGCGCCTGAATGCCATGGCCGAAAATGGCAACAGCTTCCGCCAGGGCTTCGACATGAAGCGCTACGCCGTAAACCCGACGGTGACCCTGGTACCCGGCGCCATGACCTCGCTCACCATCGGCTTCGAGCATCTGCGCGACGAGCGCACCGCAGACCGCGGAGTACCGTCCAAAAACGGCAAGCCGATCAATGGCGACCCTGGCACCTTCTTCGGAAACGCGGACCAGAGCGATGCGCGATCGATGGTAGATGGTCTCTACGCCATCCTCGACCACGATTTCGGCGGCGTGCAGCTAAAAAACAGCTTCCGCGTCACGCATTACGACAAGTTCTACCAGAACGTCTATGCCGACAATGCCAACACCAGCTCGGTCATCGCCAGCAACCTCAAGCTGGCGGCCTACAACAACGCCAACCAGCGCACCAACATCTTCAACCAGACCGACCTGACGACCAAGCTCAATGCCGGCGGCTTCGAACACATCCTGCTCGCCGGGCTCGAGCTGGGGCACCAGGACAGCACCAACAAGCGTAACACCGGCTTCTTCGGTGCATCGACCTTGACGACCGTGCCCACCAGCGCACCCTTCGCCACGGCGACCAGTTTCCGCCCGAACGGCACCGACGCCGACAACAACGTCAAGGCCGACATTGTCGCGCTGTACCTTCAGGACCAGATCGCGTTGTCCAAGGAATGGAAGCTGCTCGCCGGCCTGCGCTACGACCATTTCAAGACCACCTTCGACGACCGGCGGACGACGACGCCGGCGATTGACCTCGCCCGCACCGACAACGAGTTCAGCCCGCGTGCAGGCCTGATCTGGTCGCCCAACGCGGTGTCGACCTACTACGCGAGCTACAGCTATTCTTTCCTGCCCTCGGCAGAAGTCCTGAACCTGGCGGCGAATACCGCCGGCCTGGGTCCGGAAAAGGCGAGGAACTATGAGCTCGGCGCGCGCTGGGACCTGGCTGCCAACCTGACCCTCTCGACGGCACTCTTTCGCCTCGATCGCGACAACGTGCGCAATTCCGACGGCGCCGGTGGTCTGGTCCTGACCGGCCAGCAGCGGACCCAGGGCGTCGAAGTCGGGCTGCAGGGCGATATCACGCACAACTGGCAGGTCTATGCCGGCTACGCCAATCTCGACAGCCGCATTACCAAGGCCACCGCCGCTGCCGGCAACCTGGGCCACCGCCCCCAACTCGTGCCGCAGAACATGCTATCGGTGTGGAACCGCTTCAACGTCAGCAACGGCTGGGGCGCCGGCCTGGGCGTCATCTACCAGGGTTCGTCATTCACCAACGCCGACAACGTGGTCCAACTGCCCGCCTTCGCCCGTGCCGACGGCGCGATTTACTACGTCTTTGCCGACGGCAAGACGCGGCTCGCGCTGAACATCGAGAACCTGTTCGACAAGAAGTACTTCCCAACTGCCGACGGCAACAACAACATCAGCCCGGGCGCGCCACGCAGTGCCCGCCTGACGGTGAACACCAACTTCTGA
- a CDS encoding ExbD/TolR family protein, which translates to MTFGSLSENDGDEPLVEINMIPLIDIMLVLLVIFIITAPLLTHSVKIDLPRASSAPTLTKPDNVQVAIDSAGQVYWNGDAVTVDALTSKLQTAATLTPQPELHLRAERTTPYEKVAAVMSTSARAGLTRIGFVTEPSNTN; encoded by the coding sequence ATGACTTTCGGCTCCCTTTCCGAGAACGACGGCGACGAACCCCTCGTCGAGATCAACATGATTCCGCTAATCGACATCATGCTGGTGCTATTAGTGATCTTTATCATCACTGCACCGCTGTTGACGCATTCGGTCAAGATTGACCTGCCTAGAGCATCCTCCGCTCCAACTTTGACCAAACCCGATAATGTCCAAGTTGCCATTGACAGCGCCGGGCAAGTGTATTGGAACGGTGACGCAGTCACCGTTGATGCACTGACCAGCAAACTGCAGACCGCCGCGACGCTCACGCCACAACCAGAATTGCATTTGCGAGCAGAACGCACCACGCCCTATGAAAAAGTCGCCGCCGTTATGTCAACCTCGGCGCGCGCCGGGCTGACCCGCATCGGCTTCGTTACCGAGCCAAGCAATACCAATTAA
- a CDS encoding MotA/TolQ/ExbB proton channel family protein — protein MENSLGFAHFLVNSDGIARFILVLMALMSMGTWYLIVTKGVRLIITQRKSNAFLKSFWKTDSLATIAHQLRQTGVTEPFSHLVHHAFTAIEQHKGARDGQKTRGLIDAGTPDEFLTRSLKRGIAQNKANMEYGQTFIATVASSAPFVGLFGTVWGIYHALLTIGMSGQGTLDKVAGPVGEALIMTAIGLAVAIPAAVAYNAFARANRNTLAELNSFAHDLFTFLVTGLKTTPHSGDVATMSERIIARVVANTDATHTHAAA, from the coding sequence ATGGAAAACTCACTGGGCTTCGCCCACTTTCTCGTCAATAGCGATGGTATTGCACGATTCATCCTTGTGCTAATGGCGCTCATGTCAATGGGCACCTGGTACCTGATTGTCACAAAAGGCGTACGCCTCATCATCACCCAGCGCAAAAGCAATGCTTTTCTCAAGTCCTTCTGGAAAACAGATAGCCTCGCTACCATCGCCCATCAGCTACGCCAAACTGGCGTCACCGAGCCATTTTCACACTTGGTACATCACGCTTTCACCGCCATCGAGCAACACAAGGGCGCACGCGACGGCCAAAAGACCCGCGGATTAATCGACGCCGGTACACCCGACGAGTTTCTTACCCGATCGCTCAAGCGCGGGATCGCGCAAAACAAAGCGAATATGGAATACGGCCAGACTTTTATCGCCACCGTCGCCTCCTCGGCGCCCTTCGTCGGCCTGTTCGGCACCGTTTGGGGTATTTATCATGCATTACTGACAATCGGCATGAGTGGTCAGGGAACGCTTGATAAAGTCGCCGGTCCGGTCGGCGAGGCGCTGATCATGACCGCCATCGGCCTGGCCGTCGCCATTCCCGCTGCCGTTGCCTACAACGCCTTCGCCCGCGCCAACCGCAACACGCTGGCCGAACTCAACTCCTTCGCCCACGACCTGTTCACATTCCTCGTCACCGGCCTCAAGACTACACCCCACAGCGGCGATGTAGCAACCATGTCGGAACGCATTATTGCTCGCGTAGTGGCCAACACTGACGCGACTCACACACACGCCGCCGCGTAA
- a CDS encoding energy transducer TonB: MRALSLNHFSESSPQDISRLGMIVVLATHALVVFGLLRIKTVSLPTEPAVLSVSLLSPAEAAKPEPGIVPPHPKPVARKQVPIQQPAQLVVPSEAPVAASVAVPPAQTFVASTPPIDAPPASMPTQPRFDADYLDNPKPTYPPLSRRVGEQGRVVLRVRVGADGLANDVQLHISSGFARLDNSALETVQHWKFVPARRGNEAIAATVLIPIVFSLKG, encoded by the coding sequence ATGCGAGCCCTGTCCCTGAATCATTTTTCAGAGTCATCGCCGCAGGACATTTCTCGTCTCGGTATGATTGTCGTGCTCGCGACGCACGCGCTCGTCGTGTTTGGTTTGTTGCGGATAAAAACGGTCAGCCTACCGACCGAACCTGCTGTACTCAGTGTTAGCCTGCTGTCACCGGCCGAAGCGGCCAAGCCAGAACCTGGGATCGTGCCACCGCACCCAAAACCCGTGGCACGTAAGCAGGTACCGATACAACAACCGGCCCAACTCGTAGTCCCCAGCGAAGCGCCCGTCGCAGCATCAGTCGCCGTTCCACCAGCGCAGACTTTTGTGGCATCCACTCCTCCGATTGATGCGCCACCAGCATCGATGCCGACTCAGCCGCGCTTCGATGCCGACTACCTTGACAACCCGAAGCCAACCTATCCGCCGCTCTCCCGTCGCGTTGGCGAACAGGGCCGCGTCGTGTTGCGCGTTCGGGTCGGTGCTGACGGCTTGGCGAACGACGTTCAACTTCACATCAGTAGCGGCTTCGCACGCCTCGACAACTCGGCACTGGAAACTGTGCAGCACTGGAAATTTGTACCGGCACGGCGCGGTAACGAAGCCATTGCCGCCACTGTTCTTATTCCAATTGTTTTTTCACTGAAAGGCTAA
- the rplU gene encoding 50S ribosomal protein L21, with protein sequence MYAVIKTGGKQYRVVSGEKIKVEQIPAEVGAEITLDQVLMVGEGESVKIGSPLVPGATVTAKVIAQGRHPKVKIFKMRRRKHYQKHQGHRQNFTEIEISGIAA encoded by the coding sequence ATGTATGCGGTCATAAAAACCGGCGGCAAGCAGTATCGTGTCGTGTCCGGTGAAAAGATCAAAGTAGAACAGATACCGGCTGAGGTGGGCGCGGAAATTACTCTTGACCAAGTGCTCATGGTCGGTGAAGGCGAATCAGTGAAAATTGGTTCCCCTCTCGTGCCGGGCGCTACGGTTACAGCAAAAGTTATCGCGCAAGGCCGACATCCTAAAGTCAAAATTTTCAAGATGCGTCGGCGTAAGCACTACCAGAAACACCAGGGCCATCGCCAGAACTTTACGGAAATCGAGATCAGCGGCATCGCCGCCTGA
- the rpmA gene encoding 50S ribosomal protein L27 has product MAHKKAGGSSRNGRDSESKRLGVKRYGGQLISAGNIIVRQRGTEFHPGDNVGMGKDHTLFAKVEGTVLFAVKGLKKRRTISIIPAAV; this is encoded by the coding sequence ATGGCACATAAAAAAGCAGGTGGTAGTTCGCGTAACGGTCGTGACTCGGAATCGAAACGTCTGGGCGTCAAGCGCTACGGTGGACAGTTAATTTCAGCTGGTAACATTATCGTTCGCCAGCGTGGTACCGAATTTCATCCCGGTGATAATGTCGGTATGGGCAAGGATCACACGTTGTTTGCCAAGGTTGAAGGTACCGTTTTGTTTGCGGTTAAAGGCCTCAAAAAACGGCGCACCATCAGCATTATTCCTGCTGCTGTTTAA
- the cgtA gene encoding Obg family GTPase CgtA, with protein sequence MKFFDEARIDVFAGDGGNGAASFRREKYIPMGGPDGGDGGRGGSVWALADRNLNTLIDFRYTRSFHAQKGEKGHGADRYGKSGEDMVLSMPVGTIITDRVTGEVLADLDVHDKRVLIAKGGNGGLGNLHFKSSINRAPRQCTPGQPGEQHELQLELKVLADVGLLGLPNAGKSTFIRAVSSAKPKVADYPFTTLYPNLGVVRVDHRRSFVIADIPGLIEGAAEGAGLGHRFLKHLQRTRLLLHLVDLAPFDPEADPAHDAQAILEELRRYDQSLFDKPRWLLINKIDLVPEDEREARIKKLVDSYQPARHFVISGISGLGCKEVCFAVMDHLEGQRLHETADSQLASPGC encoded by the coding sequence ATGAAATTTTTTGACGAAGCACGAATTGATGTTTTTGCTGGCGACGGTGGCAACGGCGCGGCATCGTTTCGTCGCGAAAAATACATTCCGATGGGTGGCCCCGACGGGGGCGATGGTGGCCGCGGCGGTAGTGTCTGGGCGCTTGCCGATAGAAATCTGAATACCTTGATTGACTTTCGCTATACCCGGTCTTTTCACGCGCAAAAGGGTGAGAAGGGCCACGGTGCTGATCGTTATGGCAAAAGTGGTGAGGATATGGTGCTGTCCATGCCGGTGGGCACCATCATCACTGATCGTGTTACCGGAGAAGTTTTGGCCGATCTCGATGTGCATGACAAGCGGGTGCTGATCGCCAAGGGCGGCAATGGTGGCCTGGGCAATCTGCACTTTAAATCCAGTATTAATCGCGCTCCACGCCAATGTACCCCTGGTCAGCCGGGGGAGCAGCATGAACTGCAGTTAGAGCTCAAGGTGCTGGCTGATGTGGGTCTGCTGGGTTTGCCTAATGCGGGCAAGTCCACATTCATTCGCGCAGTATCTTCGGCCAAGCCGAAGGTGGCTGATTATCCATTTACGACGCTGTACCCTAACCTCGGTGTCGTGCGTGTGGACCACCGACGCAGCTTTGTGATCGCAGATATTCCTGGGTTGATTGAGGGCGCTGCTGAGGGGGCTGGTTTAGGACACCGTTTCCTTAAGCATTTGCAACGGACTCGCCTGCTATTACATTTGGTCGACCTTGCACCTTTTGATCCAGAGGCGGACCCGGCACACGATGCCCAAGCGATTCTCGAAGAGCTTCGACGGTACGACCAATCATTATTTGATAAGCCACGCTGGTTACTGATCAACAAGATAGATCTGGTGCCAGAAGATGAGCGTGAAGCGCGCATCAAAAAACTGGTCGATAGCTATCAACCGGCGCGCCATTTTGTGATTTCCGGCATTAGTGGCCTGGGTTGTAAAGAGGTGTGCTTTGCCGTCATGGACCATCTCGAAGGGCAGCGCTTACATGAGACAGCAGATAGCCAACTCGCATCGCCTGGTTGTTAA
- the proB gene encoding glutamate 5-kinase — translation MRQQIANSHRLVVKVGSALVTNNGKGLSSEFINDCARQIAVLRAAGREVLLVSSGAIAAGMQRLGWVVRPHAMHDLQAAAAVGQMGLAQAYDSTFAQHGLQVAQILLTHADLADRVRYLNARSTLNTLLALGAIPIINENDTVVTDEIKFGDNDTLGALVANLVEADALIILTDQNGLYTADPRRDATATLVSDGRADDRRFEAMAGGAGSSISRGGMITKVRAAQRAARSGAHTLIVSGHAPDALISASRGEAIGTLLYATESPLAARKQWLADHLQLAGSLILDDGAIQALTSGRSLLPVGVTSVEGEFGRGAVVACRSHEGREVARGLANYSSVEARRIAGRGTQDIETLLGYMDSAELIHRDNLILL, via the coding sequence ATGAGACAGCAGATAGCCAACTCGCATCGCCTGGTTGTTAAAGTCGGCAGCGCGCTGGTAACAAACAATGGCAAAGGCTTGTCGTCGGAGTTTATTAACGACTGCGCCCGCCAAATCGCCGTTTTGCGCGCAGCGGGACGCGAGGTTTTACTCGTATCTTCTGGTGCCATTGCGGCTGGCATGCAGCGTTTGGGTTGGGTCGTGCGTCCACATGCCATGCATGATTTGCAAGCCGCAGCAGCCGTTGGTCAGATGGGTTTGGCCCAAGCCTATGACAGCACGTTTGCGCAGCACGGACTACAGGTTGCGCAAATTTTGCTGACGCATGCCGACCTTGCAGATCGGGTGCGCTATCTCAACGCTCGATCAACACTGAATACACTGCTCGCCCTAGGCGCCATACCGATCATCAATGAAAACGATACAGTCGTTACAGACGAAATAAAGTTTGGCGACAATGACACGCTGGGTGCTCTGGTGGCGAATCTTGTCGAAGCGGATGCGTTGATCATTCTTACCGATCAAAATGGGCTCTACACGGCCGACCCACGGCGTGATGCGACTGCTACCTTGGTTAGCGATGGCCGGGCGGATGATCGTCGTTTTGAAGCCATGGCAGGTGGGGCGGGATCGTCTATCAGTCGAGGCGGCATGATTACCAAAGTGCGCGCTGCGCAACGTGCAGCCCGAAGTGGTGCCCATACACTGATAGTCAGTGGGCATGCGCCAGATGCTTTAATTTCCGCTAGCCGAGGTGAGGCGATTGGTACATTGCTTTATGCCACGGAATCTCCTTTGGCGGCGCGCAAACAATGGCTTGCTGATCATCTACAGCTGGCGGGTTCGCTTATTCTTGATGATGGTGCGATACAAGCACTGACGAGTGGACGGAGCCTCCTGCCCGTAGGCGTTACCTCGGTAGAGGGAGAGTTTGGACGCGGTGCTGTAGTTGCCTGCCGCTCGCACGAAGGCCGTGAAGTTGCCCGGGGCTTGGCCAATTATTCAAGCGTGGAAGCACGTCGTATTGCTGGTCGTGGCACGCAAGACATCGAAACGCTGCTTGGTTATATGGATAGTGCAGAGTTGATCCACCGCGATAATCTGATCTTGCTTTAA